A genomic window from Chitinophaga pollutisoli includes:
- a CDS encoding DUF3408 domain-containing protein, giving the protein MDTDNIKKGFEKPNVDEDYLMNIMSGDEPAPVTKAGKDHAEPKEPKAREKTKSGSSKKIDYEDVFLTNRYPSGRNGKVVYIRPEFHERLLRIVQLAREDKTTLYSYIDNILEYHFREFGNEITDYFNDRYKPIL; this is encoded by the coding sequence ATGGATACAGATAACATAAAGAAAGGATTTGAGAAACCCAACGTGGATGAGGATTACCTGATGAACATTATGAGCGGCGATGAACCTGCTCCGGTAACAAAGGCTGGCAAGGATCACGCGGAGCCGAAAGAGCCTAAAGCCCGTGAAAAAACAAAGTCTGGTTCATCAAAGAAAATTGACTACGAAGATGTTTTCTTAACCAATCGTTACCCTTCCGGAAGAAATGGCAAAGTGGTTTATATCAGGCCGGAGTTTCATGAGCGGTTGCTGCGGATCGTTCAACTGGCAAGGGAGGATAAAACTACGCTCTATTCCTACATAGACAATATTCTCGAATACCATTTCAGGGAATTTGGCAACGAGATAACGGATTATTTCAATGACAGGTATAAACCCATTTTATAG
- a CDS encoding DUF3408 domain-containing protein, whose amino-acid sequence MKKNIKNGKPMQANNGSVKKESYGTQFLKQHAMACRGEKSIYIRPEYHERIVRIVHVIGDDKIPLYAYLDNILKHHFEQFEKAITEDFNEKFKPIF is encoded by the coding sequence ATGAAAAAGAATATTAAAAACGGAAAGCCCATGCAGGCAAATAATGGCTCTGTTAAAAAAGAAAGCTACGGAACCCAGTTCCTGAAACAGCACGCAATGGCGTGCCGGGGTGAGAAATCGATCTACATACGCCCTGAATACCATGAGCGTATCGTTAGGATTGTTCACGTCATCGGAGATGATAAAATCCCGTTGTATGCTTATCTGGACAATATACTCAAACATCATTTCGAGCAGTTCGAGAAGGCGATTACAGAGGATTTTAATGAAAAGTTTAAACCCATTTTTTAA
- a CDS encoding DUF3408 domain-containing protein, whose translation MKKTNQKQRNTLRIAEYQLAFLTPTGFLAKDGKTVYVSPEFHEKISHIAFILGSGKINIADYLHSVLKHHFPDFGQEIKTIYNDKNKPIF comes from the coding sequence ATGAAAAAGACAAATCAAAAACAAAGGAACACGTTACGCATTGCCGAATATCAGTTGGCATTCTTAACACCTACAGGTTTTTTGGCAAAAGACGGGAAGACGGTATATGTCAGCCCGGAGTTCCACGAAAAAATATCCCACATTGCATTTATACTTGGTTCGGGGAAAATTAATATTGCTGATTATCTGCATAGTGTTCTGAAGCACCACTTCCCGGATTTTGGTCAGGAAATAAAAACCATTTATAACGACAAGAACAAACCCATTTTTTAG
- a CDS encoding conjugal transfer protein TraD, translating to MELLILICLLIVIVLLAKDKITIKKVVRNNRQQPPLDPDLPEIMGQPKQHVRHAVPSNATQSQLAKPKVTADNFETETNEKGFAKEIPQEELDEVFGDGPNLEEEEEEWNGYGYPNGDDGFATGVTFDELSTVGALLQQEVLEPALQQKAVDIVQRIQGTELFSLLENSMEGASRKIAALLDRSLPTGMDSGSSDLRKNDLSDFDIGDFV from the coding sequence ATGGAACTGCTGATTTTAATATGTCTGCTCATCGTCATTGTTCTGCTGGCGAAGGACAAAATCACCATAAAAAAAGTGGTGCGAAACAATCGGCAACAGCCGCCTTTAGATCCTGATTTACCGGAAATAATGGGCCAGCCAAAGCAGCATGTACGACACGCAGTGCCAAGTAATGCCACCCAAAGTCAATTAGCTAAACCGAAGGTTACGGCTGATAATTTTGAAACAGAAACCAATGAAAAGGGTTTCGCAAAGGAAATTCCGCAGGAAGAGCTGGATGAAGTTTTTGGGGACGGCCCCAACCTTGAAGAAGAGGAGGAAGAATGGAATGGATATGGTTATCCGAACGGCGATGACGGTTTTGCCACGGGGGTTACCTTCGACGAACTGAGTACCGTGGGGGCCTTGTTACAGCAAGAAGTGTTGGAACCGGCCTTGCAGCAAAAAGCGGTGGATATAGTTCAAAGGATACAAGGAACCGAACTATTCAGCCTTTTGGAAAACTCAATGGAAGGCGCTTCCCGAAAGATTGCAGCGTTATTGGACAGGAGCCTGCCTACAGGAATGGATTCCGGTTCTTCCGATTTGCGGAAAAATGATTTGAGTGACTTTGACATTGGGGATTTTGTCTGA
- a CDS encoding AAA family ATPase: protein MAQETKLSKKLPETLEAEIKVFADGLPYWSKYMAEKWLSGSVISEEVTTAAYFFLLEELGLKTKSERQTLVIKYDVQKSGNHKSDLLFAKVQNVEGVNALMEGQTIEFGNHLTIIYGANGSGKSGYTRLFKLVFYSKSKEEILKNIHIDTGHKAVSANFSFTSGTDSISLTLNDKGKAEFTQFSVFDGKSVIRHLDQRNEFEFRPSGLAFFADYTAALAMVEQKLNADLSLKKTGSTAQDLADLFDGESEIKSFVQALSSKSKAADLQKFAPFTEIDKAEKVKIDKTYDELLLASKDKEKQISQLLTIKKLLAENKLAVEKLNQHFGIDYLKKIRNAIQDCLDKESITKAEGVESFKTETILGVGSEQWKNFIIAAETFARMQDPEQHTYPKKGDSCLLCQQPLSPDAINLIANYWSFIKSVAEENFNKSQEILNKLETGLGKFVFDLFPENNTLTDWLTERYPEALQSLKDALAQQKTLCETIISDVKAKKIVDHTEVLTSLEHYKTIGNYIDTVIASLRENEQSKELAQLNAKKTYLAHKEKFNTHLAKFETFLENQDWIAKAGKANFRKAKTDTTYAEKALSDKYFSQKYIDAFNDECKKMNGNFGIEISHTGSAGKSYRQLKLKGNNPNAVLSEGEQKVIAIADFIAEMRLSEINRGIIFDDPVTSLDETRKSEIAKRLVEESLNKQTIIFTHDLVFVSSLIGHCADIKATHVCHWIENRSGNPGQIWLNNAPSYEKEYRSAEPAKKYYNEAKKDDCPPAQREFLLKTGFASLRTSYEVLVINDLFKNVVQRFNERVSIEALNSVFFDSGLIDELQDSFGQCCRYMEGHTHSDKYAYKKPEPNHLNEEIQRFEAIRAKVKKFKKPATEQ, encoded by the coding sequence CGATGTTCAAAAATCCGGGAATCACAAAAGTGATCTTCTGTTTGCAAAAGTTCAAAATGTAGAAGGCGTTAATGCGTTAATGGAAGGGCAGACAATAGAATTTGGCAATCATCTTACCATTATTTATGGTGCAAACGGTTCGGGAAAATCTGGTTACACCAGATTGTTTAAGCTCGTTTTTTATTCTAAATCGAAAGAAGAAATTTTAAAGAATATTCACATTGATACGGGCCATAAAGCTGTAAGCGCAAACTTTAGTTTTACCTCTGGTACCGATTCGATATCATTAACACTGAACGACAAGGGGAAAGCGGAGTTCACGCAATTTTCCGTTTTTGATGGCAAGAGTGTCATTCGCCACCTTGACCAGCGAAACGAATTTGAGTTCAGGCCGTCCGGCCTTGCTTTCTTTGCTGATTATACCGCTGCGCTTGCAATGGTAGAGCAGAAACTAAATGCTGACCTCTCCTTAAAAAAGACAGGTAGTACCGCACAGGATCTGGCAGACCTGTTTGATGGCGAATCTGAAATAAAATCTTTTGTACAGGCGTTGAGCAGTAAATCAAAGGCAGCAGACCTTCAGAAATTTGCCCCCTTTACCGAAATCGACAAAGCTGAAAAGGTAAAAATCGACAAAACCTATGACGAGCTTTTACTCGCTTCAAAAGATAAAGAGAAGCAGATATCCCAACTATTAACGATAAAAAAATTATTGGCAGAGAACAAGCTGGCTGTTGAAAAGCTGAATCAACACTTTGGCATAGATTATCTGAAAAAAATAAGGAACGCTATACAGGATTGTTTAGATAAAGAAAGCATTACAAAAGCAGAGGGCGTTGAAAGTTTTAAAACGGAAACCATATTAGGGGTAGGATCAGAGCAATGGAAAAACTTCATAATTGCAGCGGAAACTTTTGCCAGGATGCAAGATCCTGAGCAGCATACCTATCCCAAGAAGGGCGATAGCTGTCTGCTTTGCCAGCAACCATTATCGCCAGATGCTATCAACCTGATTGCTAATTATTGGTCATTTATCAAGAGTGTTGCAGAAGAAAATTTCAACAAATCGCAGGAGATCCTCAACAAATTGGAAACCGGCTTGGGAAAATTTGTCTTTGATCTGTTTCCGGAAAACAACACGCTTACCGACTGGCTGACGGAGCGGTATCCTGAAGCGCTGCAATCATTAAAAGATGCACTTGCCCAACAAAAAACGCTTTGTGAAACCATAATATCAGATGTCAAGGCTAAAAAGATTGTTGATCATACTGAAGTCCTGACATCATTGGAACACTATAAAACCATTGGTAATTATATTGACACAGTCATCGCCTCTCTGCGGGAGAATGAGCAAAGCAAGGAGTTAGCGCAGCTCAATGCAAAAAAGACTTACCTGGCTCATAAGGAAAAGTTTAATACGCACCTTGCAAAGTTTGAAACGTTTTTGGAAAACCAGGATTGGATTGCGAAGGCAGGAAAAGCAAATTTCCGAAAGGCCAAGACAGATACCACTTATGCTGAAAAAGCATTGTCCGATAAATATTTCAGCCAGAAATATATCGATGCCTTTAATGACGAATGTAAAAAGATGAATGGGAATTTTGGCATTGAGATCAGTCACACAGGCTCCGCCGGAAAATCCTACAGGCAGTTAAAACTGAAAGGTAATAATCCTAACGCGGTACTAAGTGAAGGAGAACAAAAAGTTATAGCAATCGCGGATTTTATTGCTGAAATGAGGCTTTCGGAGATAAACCGGGGAATAATATTCGATGACCCTGTAACCTCGCTGGATGAGACCCGAAAAAGTGAAATCGCAAAAAGGCTTGTTGAAGAAAGCCTGAACAAACAAACGATCATATTTACACATGATCTTGTTTTTGTTTCGTCACTCATTGGGCACTGCGCCGATATCAAAGCAACTCATGTATGCCACTGGATTGAAAACAGAAGCGGCAATCCTGGCCAGATATGGCTGAATAATGCCCCATCGTATGAAAAAGAATACAGGAGCGCTGAACCTGCCAAAAAATACTACAACGAAGCGAAGAAGGATGACTGTCCTCCCGCCCAAAGAGAGTTTCTGCTGAAAACAGGATTTGCGTCCCTCAGAACCAGTTATGAAGTGCTTGTAATAAATGATCTGTTTAAAAATGTAGTGCAGCGGTTTAATGAGCGAGTAAGCATTGAAGCGCTCAATTCTGTTTTTTTCGATAGCGGGCTGATAGATGAACTGCAAGATAGTTTCGGGCAATGTTGCCGCTATATGGAAGGGCATACACATAGTGATAAATATGCTTACAAAAAGCCGGAACCCAATCACCTTAACGAGGAAATTCAGCGGTTTGAGGCTATCAGAGCAAAAGTCAAAAAATTTAAAAAGCCTGCCACGGAACAATAA